From Punica granatum isolate Tunisia-2019 chromosome 1, ASM765513v2, whole genome shotgun sequence:
CTACAACTCTGATAATAGGACCAGGTCAAGGGCACCAAgcacatatataaaataatgttGGAACTGAAAGCACGGTCTAATCgaggtgtatatatattaacctTTGGAAAAACCTTATCGAGGACCTCCAGTGCACGCCTTGAGTTCCATCCACTGTATCCACGCAAGAGTATGTCTACCTGCAGAGTGCAGTCGGGATATATGTTCATGATCAAGAACCCAAAAGAAAGACATATATGATTAGTTAGTCCTATCGTGCAACATGGACAATAATATATGTCCGAACAATATTATATGTCGGGACTGGATCCCAATTGACATATATAATATGGTCAAGCCCATATTGGTTGAAATTTGAACATATTGAATCGACATAgattacatacatatatgtgtgtgtgtgtatggttTGATGCATGCACAGTGATAGAATGAGCGAATCATCATCCAGTAAAACCAGTTTTTATTCATTATTACAATTTATAGGAGATAAGGTCAAGAAATGGCCTGGGTGGATCAGgagataaaacaaaaaaagggaaggaggAGAGTGATCGACGGCTTCCACTTCCAACCACCATTGATTCTATTGTGCCATGGAAGTGAGAGCTAAAAAGACCCACGTACAAATCTTTTCGTTTTGATCGGATTTGACAGTTCTGTTGCACTTCCCCTCTCTCCCTCCGTCCCTCCATAGGGAGCAACAGCCAACTCAAAATCAGACCAATCTCCTAACCGAAATTCAATATGGAATCGAAAACATCGAAACCCCACGACTAAGGTTGCGACAAAGGCagagggagaggaagaagattaATAATCGAcgaggaaaggaaaggattACCTTGCGGGCGTAGAGGTCAGCTAGAGCGGCGCCCCAGCCTTCATTGCTGTAGCTGAACTGCACTATCGACGAGCCAAAGAGAACGAACTGTGGTCTTCCTGGCCCaaccatctctctctctctctctgttgaTTCGActggagagagagaaacaacGTCGAAGACGGGAGGGACGAAGCGAAGGTCACAGTTTTTGCAGGAATGAGTAGAAAGACAAAAAGATAATTCtccttttatttgtttatttatttatttatttttaatcgaGTGTTTTCTTCGAGttaatcatttaaaaaaacatttcacatttattaattttagcacgaactttttttttcttaacttaaaaatacacaaactatCAATTCTATGTCAATTTTAGCACGTCTcaacttttcttttaatttaaaccAGAATCTATAGTCTCACCCTTTGATCGAAGTAGTCGAGGTTGCCGATGACCTTATAGGGGCAGCGATGGGATGAGGCCCTCATTGTcctaatttgaaaaaagaaaaagtaaaatatagAAAAGAATGAAAGGGTAGGTGGTGGAAGTCTCATGACAAATCATCTCCTAATTGGGGCCATCATAGACTTTTGCCGTCATAAACAATCTCGATTGGGCAGGTGGTTGTTATCGTTGAGGCTCACTGAACGAAAAAATAGAAGTCAtactaaaattaatattaaattgataatttgtgtgcttttattgataaaatgtaaaaaatatgtattttttaagcAATTAATCcttttcaatattattattgtcgTACGCTGTGGGACACACAGGCACTCTCCTACTCCGGGGGCACTGTGATATTGGCATGGCAAGTGGAGCCCACCATCGGACTGTAATGGAGAAAAGAAGGGCTTTCTTCCTCCTATTCACTTTGCATTCCTGTGGCCCAATCAAAGCCCACGACAGGTCAACTGAGGCCCAACGGCCGGCGAATTAGTTAAGCTCTCTTCGGCCTCTGTCCGCCGGTGGAGGAACGACACCAGTTGCAGAGCCGTCGACGGCGGAAGAGTTAGAGACAGAACTCCTCCTTGCTAGAGATGGACATAGCTCTCTTCTCTCCCTCTTCACTCTTCGCCGACCAGGATGACTCCTCTTCTggtactctctctctctctctctatttctctgtctctctctgtttGGTTTGCGGAGTTATTTATTCAGAGCGGTTACTGCTTCGGTTGCAGaggcggaggaggagaagcCGAAGACCCGCCAGAGCTATGTGGAGAGGAGGCACCAGTTCCCTGGAATGGTTAGACTTAAATCGAACTGCAAGCACTTCATTGCTACTCTTATTAAATTATCCATCTTTGATCACTGCCCGCCATTTCCATGGAATTGGTTTCTGTTGACATTTGGGAGCTAAATTATTATCAGTTCTGGATTTTCTGATAGCGGTTCCCAGCTTCTAGTCGTTGGGACTCTGGAAAATTCCTTCTTTGAGCTATGAAAAGGAGTTGCGACATGACCCTAGTGACTAGCTTTTCTCCATAAAGTTTGTGCGACTTCTTCATATTCTTCTTCAATGGTTGAGCATTCTTATTGCTGGGCTGAAATAATCTCAAACAAACTTTTTGATGTTCCCTTTATTTCATGCAGGAACTAGTCATTCGGGAGTTCTCGTTTCACCAGCTGAATGCTAATTTACTGTGGCCCGGGACGTTTGCATTTGCAGTATGGTTAGTTCAGGACCAGTTTTGTTTGCAAGGGCGGCGCTGCATAGAACTGGGCAGGTTTGTAGTGTTTTTTCAGGGGATATCTTTATCTCGTTGATCTGTTGGTTAATCTATAATAACTGGTGATCAGTAAACATTTGACCTTGATCGGAATTTCATTCTTTTTGGTGAAGATCACGGTCACTTGGGGGCGAGTTACCATTCATTTTGGGTTCTGCAAACACATTCTAGCACTGACTGCCTTAGCCGACTGGGATTCATAGTCCTTTAATATCGTGTTTTACTATGAACATCCATGACATTTAATACTTATAACAGCTTTTTTCTCTGATTGTGGAACCTGAGCTTCTATACGTTTTGATGttaacttttcaattttcaatggCAGTGGGACTGGAGCTCTAGCTATCTTTCTACGAAAATCATTCAATCTGGATATCACAACATCGGACTATGATGATAGCGAGATTGAAGAGAACATAGCATATAACTGCAGGGTTAATGGAATTTCTCCTGCTCTCCCTCACATAAAGCGTGAGTGCCTTCTTATAGGTTATGTCCTGTCAATGGGTTTCTTAATTGGTTAGCAAATTCTTGATTGGTGCTTCTTTTAGCAGTCATGGTGATCTTTTCAGTCGTCTCGTTTCTAACTTTGCAATCCTTACTTT
This genomic window contains:
- the LOC116193051 gene encoding protein N-terminal and lysine N-methyltransferase EFM7; its protein translation is MDIALFSPSSLFADQDDSSSEAEEEKPKTRQSYVERRHQFPGMELVIREFSFHQLNANLLWPGTFAFAVWLVQDQFCLQGRRCIELGSGTGALAIFLRKSFNLDITTSDYDDSEIEENIAYNCRVNGISPALPHIKHSWGDTFPEADPDWDLIIASDILLYVKQYPNLIKTLCFLLKSYKPRNKESAASEGSILSLPRPTFLMSWRRRIGKEEESLFFNGCEEAGLVVKHIVSRVYCVSLKKLQ